TCTCATTATGGTACATTCAGACTTACATTTATACTACACCCGTTTTTATCCTTAATATTTACGTTATATGACCCGGGACAAAGCTGGTTTTTATACCTGTTCACATATCCGTCCGGCCAGGTGTAGCTATACGGGCTTGTACCTCCTGAAGCCGAAACCATTACCCACTCTTTACAACCACAACTTACACAGTTGGCTGTACCTTTGGTAATTTCTCCGGTTAAGGGTGGTGGTGAAGTTATTACGATAGCAGTAGTCGCCGCACATCCCTTGCTGTCTGTTACAGTTACTGTATAGATCTGAGAAGTGAGATTTGAGATCTGAGATGTTGTACCTCCATTGCTCCATGCGAATGTATAACCCGGATTTCCTCCGACTCCTGTTGCGGTTGCTGAGCCTGTCGAAGCACCGCTACACGTTATATTTGTTGCAGTTGTTGTAAGGACTTGTTCCGCCTGCACCACTTGACGTTACGGAAGCACATGTGCCCGGGCACACCGAACTCCCTGTGGTCGTTACAGTCGGGCCGGTACAATTGACAACTACAATATTACTTACTACAGTTGCCGAACACCCTCCATTTGTGACCGTATGAGAAACACTATAAGTTCCGGTCGATAAAAATGTATAGGAAAAATTTTCCGGAGACCCATAAAATAAATAACCCGGATTAAGAAGCCAATAATATGTAACGCCGGTACCCGGTGCTGTACCGGTATTGGTAAAGTTTACTGTGGTTCCGGTACATATATTTCCACCGGGCGATTGAGCAAAAGTTGCAATTGCCGGATATGGAGGTA
This window of the Bacteroidota bacterium genome carries:
- a CDS encoding SprB repeat-containing protein translates to MQAEQVLTTTATNITCSGASTGSATATGVGGNPGYTFAWSNGGTTSQISNLTSQIYTVTVTDSKGCAATTAIVITSPPPLTGEITKGTANCVSCGCKEWVMVSASGGTSPYSYTWPDGYVNRYKNQLCPGSYNVNIKDKNGCSINVSLNVP